From the genome of Podospora pseudoanserina strain CBS 124.78 chromosome 7 map unlocalized CBS124.78p_7.2, whole genome shotgun sequence, one region includes:
- a CDS encoding uncharacterized protein (EggNog:ENOG503P2CP) — translation MKACNMHSPPDLWFGDIPLTKTPLDMFAAQLNRQKYQMSSYSHIPFPPSSAPNRDCLSPYDEVTVQNAQSEPDNKAGPITHVPGEPAVRLLPDQVRIHISSHLDTPLLDELYENLWLIAKKCGRNIDPLHTQKVKGRSIVPTEDPRLHLTWHRDRIYIKPVPVFLLNYQFWTTYLQTSTQNSSCGMPEELGFDSSIATGFLRSYALLVPHRLDFELAKEAHLIPGDVENWLQWSKFISHFHHLSDENVARRYHYGQLRLSWLNWAVRVFRPQHARTWWFYEVPHWSITAFVSRATVPLLFLFAGISLALSSMQVALSVPTDDPWFHGLGESKLQNIGRAFWVFSIAVILGWAAIGALLLGIPTAILVWQVSWGFMREKRRRAGTSAG, via the coding sequence ATGAAGGCCTGCAATATGCACAGCCCCCCGGATCTGTGGTTTGGTGATATTCCCCTCACAAAGACGCCCTTGGACATGTTCGCCGCTCAGCTTAACCGTCAAAAATACCAAATGTCTAGTTATTCACATATTCCTttccctccatcctccgctCCGAACAGAGATTGTCTCAGCCCTTACGATGAAGTGACTGTTCAGAATGCGCAATCCGAGCCAGATAATAAGGCGGGGCCTATAACGCATGTTCCAGGAGAGCCCGCTGTCAGACTACTCCCCGACCAAGTCCGCATTCATATCTCGAGTCACCTGGATACTCCGCTCCTCGATGAGCTTTACGAAAATCTCTGGCTTATTGCGAAGAAATGCGGTCGAAACATCGACCCGCTCCATACACAAAAGGTCAAAGGTCGAAGCATTGTCCCTACCGAGGATCCTAGGCTCCATCTCACCTGGCACCGGGACAGGATCTATATAAAGCCTGTTCCAGTATTCCTTCTCAACTATCAATTTTGGACAACATATCTACAGACCTCGACGCAGAACTCATCTTGTGGGATGCCCGAAGAGTTGGGCTTCGACAGCTCGATTGCGACTGGATTTCTGCGGTCATATGCTTTGCTCGTGCCGCACCGTCTGGATTTCGAATTAGCGAAAGAGGCACACCTTATCCCTGGCGACGTGGAGAACTGGCTTCAATGGTCGAAATTCATCAGCCATTTCCATCACCTCTCTGATGAGAACGTTGCGAGGCGATATCACTACGGACAGCTGCGCCTCTCGTGGCTGAACTGGGCCGTCCGCGTGTTCCGCCCACAGCACGCGCGAACTTGGTGGTTCTACGAGGTCCCGCATTGGTCTATCACCGCTTTTGTGTCGAGAGCGACCGTACCTCTACTGTTCTTGTTTGCCGGTATATCCCTCGCTCTGTCATCAATGCAAGTTGCACTCTCGGTGCCGACAGACGACCCGTGGTTTCATGGACTAGGAGAGTCTAAATTACAAAATATCGGCCGTGCGTTCTGGGTGTTCTCTATTGCTGTAATACTGGGTTGGGCAGCTATAGGGGCCCTCTTACTCGGCATTCCAACTGCTATCCTGGTGTGGCAAGTTTCATGGGGGTTTatgagagagaagagacgACGGGCGGGCACTTCTGCGGGGTAA
- a CDS encoding uncharacterized protein (COG:S; EggNog:ENOG503PBFW), translated as MSSTQEMASKNDRPDHEFWNAFIHGTLLPWRHRDYVRAAYMTILLHENRDRGLLEIASDFAANMLLLKQRASRLNHQPESRTETVFWLYQIKSAIEAAQGSSTDDKHFTPPSFDMVLAKRPELLGRKLIDQYYSVYLQNMCYTHRYYVLPNLKPLEPPRKAPRSFFGFGNNSAPEPFEHERYLNMAFAIVQRYLREGETRRRSWFIERGFDALRQQFMRMRAPVDARTGVFAEKSSSGLEPFSETKAYFYVQLVHIALTKLTTGGHHDMVQRMRYQTFKRLFGIEPNIWKKHYSAKRWTSFKALGGFQPPDLKPLPDTIDASYNKGSSIFLTALGGSGGPSDTEESIKPKSWDDLFLKEGLEPELPLEEVIAFHRSILLEDAKSIDPTAPLSPSHLPTPAHLLKYIYTTLLTASSMATLPTRATHCLSTLLQHAPLPKTHLIFYLNYLLNFCTPGIELAYPGLFPSNKTPSWQGKIQFRPITTTTTTNPETNKTETRHTRYHNCPCHNGTPLPYYIGPSACEYPVNFPYEHPPQLYHGCSCHKEEKIDQDKLAEIVAGMYAEREASEVWKGGQRDGNTGFGKKKVRDREEMFVEWVRRWPELVFVEFSPGGEKRGLVEIWEGREREMIMLMREEDGGVGVMGVVPVADGEGEEEGEGDEKTLAGDREVRSGDEEDWELLSQAGTLCEK; from the exons ATGTCGTCCACTCAAGAAATGGCTTCGAAAAATGACCGACCTGACCATGAATTTTGGAATGCCTTCATCCACGGCACTCTGCTTCCATGGCGTCACAGGGACTACGTTCGGGCTGCCTACATGACCATTCTTCTCCACGAAAATAGAGATCGCGGTCTCCTCGAGATAGCCAGCGACTTCGCCGCCAACATGCTTTTGTTGAAGCAGCGGGCGTCCCGGTTGAACCATCAGCCTGAGTCACG AACAGAAACTGTTTTTTGGCTCTATCAAATCAAATCGGCTATTGAGGCTGCGCAAGGATCTTCAACTGATGACAAGCACTTCACACCGCCCTCGTTCGACATGGTGCTCGCTAAACGCCCGGAACTCCTTGGCCGCAAGCTGATCGACCAGTACTACAGCGTGTATCTTCAGAACATGTGCTATACTCATCGGTATTATGTTTTACCCAATCTCAAGCCTCTTGAGCCACCCAGAAAAGCTCCAAGGTCTTTCTTTGGGTTCGGCAACAACTCTGCGCCGGAACCTTTTGAGCACGAGCGCTATCTCAATATGGCCTTTGCCATTGTCCAGCGGTACCTGCGCGAGGGTGAAACCCGACGAAGAAGCTGGTTCATCGAGCGAGGGTTTGATGCCCTGCGTCAACAGTTCATGCGTATGAGGGCGCCAGTGGACGCTCGCACTGGGGTCTTTGCTGAAAAGTCATCTTCGGGTTTGGAACCATTTTCAGAAACAAAAGCCTACTTTTATGTCCAGCTTGTTCACATTGCcctcaccaagctcaccacTGGTGGTCACCATGACATGGTTCAAAGAATGCGGTATCAAACGTTCAAACGACTCTTCGGCATCGAACCCAACATCTGGAAGAAACACTACAGCGCGAAACGATGGACGAGTTTCAAAGCCCTCGGGGGTTTCCAGCCACCTGATCTCAAGCCCCTCCCGGATACCATTGACGCTTCGTACAACAAGGGCAGCAGCATTTTCCTTACCGCTTTAGGAGGTTCTGGTGGCCCTTCCGATACCGAAGAATCCATCAAACCCAAATCCTGGGACGACTTGTTTCTCAAAGAAGGCCTCGAACCCGAACTCCCCCTCGAAGAGGTCATCGCCTTCCACCgttccatcctcctcgaagaCGCCAAATCCATCgaccccaccgcccccctatccccctcccacctccctaCCCCCGCCCACTTGCTCAAATACATatacaccaccctcctcaccgccagCTCCATGgccaccctcccaacccgCGCAACCCActgcctctccaccctcctccagcacgccccccttcccaaaaccCACCTAATCTTCTACCTAAActacctcctcaacttctGCACCCCAGGCATAGAACTAGCCTACCCAGGCCTCTTCCCCTCGAACAAGACCCCCTCCTGGCAGGGAAAAATCCAGTTCcgtcccatcaccaccacaaccaccaccaacccagaaACGAACAAAACAGAAACAAGACACACCCGGTATCACAACTGCCCTTGTCACAACGGCACGCCGCTTCCTTATTATATTGGTCCATCGGCGTGTGAATACCCCGTTAACTTCCCCTATGAGCACCCACCTCAGTTATACCACGGTTGTTCCTGCCATAAGGAAGAAAAGATTGATCAGGATAAGCTGGCGGAGATTGTGGCGGGGATGTATGCCGAGAGAGAGGCGAGTGAggtttggaagggggggcagAGGGATGGAAACACGGGGTTTGGCAAGAAAAAGGTGAGAGATCGGGAGGAGATGTTTGTCGAGTGGGTTAGGCGGTGGCCTgagttggtgtttgtggagTTTTCGCctgggggggagaagagggggttggtagagatttgggaggggagggaaagggagatgattatgttgatgagggaggaggatgggggggtgggggttatgggggtggtgccagttgcggatggggagggggaagaagagggggagggggatgaaaAGACTTTGGCTGGGGATCGGGAGGTGAGGAgtggagacgaggaggattgggagCTGTTGAGTCAGGCTGGGACGCTGTGTGAGAAATGA
- a CDS encoding uncharacterized protein (COG:O; EggNog:ENOG503NX1Y) yields MASRQRGGFNPPPGRPISQSGRSVSPARATSPDHPTDDEDALHSTFTISRDKTRESNFQTQQLIAAGQSQVPQRHSLRPMTSGEFTGMEPPKHEGEMPYSDDEAPPPRRTTYANGIPAVQSSRFALQPEPSKHYQSRPTKSKTQPQRLEAEQEGLPKTKDATSTVSPQACSTEDKKDQSDDLVWEVVYRINNQHLYLAQPYYSVDHNGVSLLQGDLGLTSLARHLARKPNIAFVVFQDYYTVDYLDQASGARRNGLGYPPMGPGMGMPGGGPLVSTPPRSTQPSPWINETVGEAEDIETPPIFFESIEPVTKGMREALKALLSSKSVSFIRQSLTNPQKELEAPYFFWYFLRDQQDAIRELAEKHQSHLRLLGKYIESAFGNTYRHVDDLLKLGKIELKYLPFLIRPDEVLVTTIRSYVRGYIASAMVQMGKPPERRQTPGVPPPAVQENTFFYEVQCWCWVYSGSSFVSRDVTLRLTNELDGNTLMDEEIEIRTLLVYPLRFAEEGVKEHLEAVGNFCWSSRVRKLVAYFDGHEAERFMIDTATYQKLHPGGMLRRDPGCFVLGEDPGLEDNDIYAFPPEVKGFNLRRKAWVDLDVSKIIEVEWDKRAFENLVLSDVKTKDLIKALVTTQVAAEKGTDIIKGKGKGLILLLHGAPGTGKTFTAEAVAEITEKPLYRVTCGDIGTSPENVEQYLESVLYLGQMWGCVVLLDEAEVFLEQRGLADLNRNALVSVFLRVLEYYDGILILTSNRVGTFDEAFKSRIQLSIHYDNLNIPQRRKIWRNFLTRLKEIDAESIDSEDIYDSLDEFAKMDLNGRAIRNAITTARQLAKHKNEVVSSSHLQYVIEVASRFDDYIKNVREGLTDEDFARDGGYR; encoded by the exons ATGGCGTCTCG ACAACGTGGAGGATTCAATCCACCTCCTGGAAGACCGATCAGTCAAAGCGGCAGATCTGTGTCCCCTGCCAGGGCGACGTCCCCCGACCACCCTaccgatgacgaggatgccCTCCACAGCACTTTCACCATTTCACGGGACAAGACAAGAGAGAGCAACTTCCAAACCCAGCAACTTATTGCCGCAGGACAATCACAGGTACCACAACGGCATAGTCTTAGACCTATGACTTCCGGGGAGTTTACCGGCATGGAGCCACCTAAACATGAAGGTGAAATGCCATactctgatgatgaggcgccaccaccgcggAGAACAACCTATGCCAACGGAATACCTGCCGTCCAGAGTTCAAGGTTTGCTCTCCAGCCAGAGCCATCCAAACATTACCAATCTCGTCCGACAAAGTCGAAAACACAACCCCAAAGGCTTGAAGCTGAACAGGAGGGTCTGCCCAAAACCAAGGACGCTACCTCTACTGTGAGTCCTCAGGCTTGCAGCACAGAGGACAAAAAGGACCAATCCGATGACTTGGTGTGGGAAGTGGTATATCGAATCAACAACCAGCATCTCTATCTTGCGCAACCCTACTATTCTGTTGACCACAACGGAGTGAGCTTATTACAGGGCGATCTCGGTCTGACCAGTTTGGCAAGACATTTGGCACGAAAGCCAAACATTGCTTTTGTCGTCTTCCAAGATTATTACACGGTCGATTATTTGGATCAAGCTTCCGGAGCCAGACGGAATGGCCTGGGATATCCTCCCATGGGCCCAGGGATGGGAATGCCCGGGGGAGGGCCCTTAGTATCAACCCCGCCCCGTTCAACACAGCCATCTCCTTGGATCAACGAAACCGTGGGAGAGGCTGAAGACATTGAGACGCCCCCGATTTTTTTTGAATCTATTGAACCCGTCACCAAAGGAATGCGGGAGGCTCTGAAAGCCCTGCTTTCTTCCAAAAGTGTGTCCTTCATCCGCcaatccctcaccaacccgcAGAAAGAGCTCGAAGCACCATACTTCTTTTGGTATTTTCTCAGAGATCAACAGGATGCGATCCGTGAGTTGGCAGAGAAACATCAGTCACATCTCAGATTGCTGGGAAAGTACATCGAGAGTGCTTTCGGCAATACCTATCGTCATGTTGACGaccttctcaaactcggcaaGATTGAACTGAAGTATCTTCCGTTCCTCATCCGACCAGACGAGGTTTTGGTGACGACTATACGGTCATACGTCCGAGGCTACATTGCCAGTGCGATGGTTCAAATGGGGAAGCCCCCCGAACGGAGGCAAACTCCCGGCGTTCCTCCCCCTGCCGTGCAAGAAAACACATTCTTTTACGAGGTGcagtgctggtgctgggttTACAGTGGTTCATCTTTTGTGAGTCGAGACGTAACTCTCCGACTCACAAATGAGCTTGATGGAAACACACTCATGGACGAAGAGATAGAGATCAGGACGCTCTTGGTATATCCTCTCCGGTTCGCTGAAGAGGGAGTCAAAGAGCATCTTGAGGCTGTTGGAAATTTTTGTTGGTCATCTAGAGTGAGGAAGTTGGTGGCCTACTTTGATGGGCAT GAAGCCGAACGCTTCATGATTGACACAGCCACATATCAAAAGCTCCATCCAGGTGGGATGCTTCGCCGAGATCCGGGATGCTTCGTTCTTGGGGAAGACCCGGGGCTCGAGGACAACGATATCTATGCGTTTCCACCAGAGGTCAAAGGCTTCAATCTGCGACGCAAGGCCTGGG TTGATCTCGATGTTTCAAAAATCATAGAGGTCGAGTGGGACAAGAGAGCGTTTGAGAATCTCGTGCTGAGTGATGTGAAGACCAAGGACTTGATCAAAGCCCTCGTGACAACTCAAGTGGCCGCAGAAAAGGGGACTGACATCATCAAGGGTAAAGGGAAGGGCTTAATCCTCCTTTTGCATGGAGCACCCGGTACAGGCAAAACCTTTACCGCCGAGGCAGTGGCTGAGATTACGGAAAAGCCGCTGTACCGCGTGACATGTGGTGATATCGGGACAAGCCCAGAAAACGTTGAGCAATATCTCGAGTCTGTCCTTTACCTTGGCCAGATGTGGGGCTGCGTCGTCCTACTCGATGAAGCAGAGGTGTTCTTGGAGCAGCGTGGACTGGCAGATCTCAACCGCAACGCACTGGTTTCGGTCTTTCTCCGGGTTTTGGAGTATTACGACGGCATTCTCATATTGACGTCCAACAGAGTGGGAACTTTTGACGAGGCATTCAAAAGTCGAATCCAGTTGTCAATTCACTATGATAATCTCAACATACCGCAGCGGAGGAAGATTTGGCGAAACTTTTTGACCCGCCTGAAGGAGATCGACGCCGAGAGTATCGACTCTGAAGACATTTACGACAGTTTGGATGAGTTTGCCAAGATGGACCTGAACGGCCGTGCTATCCGGAATGCGATCACTACGGCAAGGCAGCTGGCAAAGCACAAGAACGAAGTCGTGAGCAGCTCGCATCTGCAGTATGTCATTGAGGTCGCTTCGAGGTTTGATGATTACATCAAGAATGTCCGGGAGGGACTGACGGATGAAGACTTTGCGAGAGACGGGGGTTATCGTTGA
- a CDS encoding uncharacterized protein (EggNog:ENOG503NY8F), which yields MSTSTTLSVSGHGGFSFTEWFNADVDDGSLDPATDAFEEAICIYRDHLTKDQDKRQFISRSHGFAELQATLAETQQKYESLRVKSKTREYLTKFSNLLCHYDNVMKCLIQHNPEYVSLAWGAMKFLFVAFVNHENACSTLAKGLCQIGSILPRAELSLILYPTKRMKRAVAELYANIIKFLVRSKRWYEEGKLKHIWHSLSRPSELRYADLLENVKERSELIETLSASGSQAEQREIHRKIDNEGSQLTVMHEEVRELKAIILRLESRAINSFIDTNCRLNDLQFAQICQSLRQAAEYHLLPEPETTYRRNIALQRATERAGRGAFLCTFDWASSKLTAFSSASKLRSLALIRGGYHSRDQTRGLIISTLTLLRSSNIPVIWALKIPHYESKQVPVTSVMKYLILQVMQLPGTVLTELDAANACTRFYRAVTVEDYWLILASLLASVANLYIVIDVDIAEEFPWVEAASRMFGQLDQRGAKTRLRVILVTNRPVVSAEDRRDHLVIKAPSNNAVTGPRSGTQSRRGAGMNGIRSRASGRRALRLT from the exons ATGTCCACCTCTACCACTTTAAGCGTCTCTGGACACGGTGGCTTTTCATTCACTGAGTGGTTCAATGCTGACgtggatgatgg AAGCTTGGACCCAGCTACAGATGCGTTTGAAGAAGCGATTTGCATCTACCGTGACCATCTCACCAAAGATCAAGACAAGCGCCAATTCATATCTCGTTCACATGGCTTTGCAGAGCTTCAAGCTACGCTGGCCGAAACGCAGCAAAAGTACGAGTCCCTTCGAGTCAAATCAAAGACTAGAGAGTACTTGACCAAATTCTCTAATCTCCTCTGCCACTACGACAATGTGATGAAATGTCTCATTCAACACAACCCGGAGTATGTTTCTTTGGCTTGGGGTGCCATGAAGTTCTTGTTTGTT GCGTTTGTCAATCACGAAAATGCATGTTCTACCCTCGCCAAGGGTCTTTGCCAGATTGGATCGATTCTCCCTCGTGCAGAGCTATCACTTATTCTTTATCCTACCAAACGCATGAAGCGTGCCGTCGCTGAGCTATATGCCAACATTATCAAGTTCCTGGTACGAAGCAAAAGATGGTACGAGGAAGGGAAGCTGAAGCACATCTGGCACTCGTTGTCCCGCCCATCTGAACTGCGATATGCCGATCTTTTGGAAAACGTTAAAGAGCGATCTGAGCTGATTGAGACCCTGAGCGCTTCTGGCTCACAAGCCGAGCAAAGGGAGATTCACCGCAAAATCGATAATGAAGGCTCCCAACTTACCGTTATGCATGAGGAGGTGAGAGAGCTGAAGGCCATAATCTTGA GATTGGAAAGTAGGGCGATCAACAGCTTCATTGATACCAACTGCCGTCTGAACGATTTGCAGTTTGCTCAAATTTGTCAGTCTCTTCGGCAAGCCGCGGAGTATCACCTCCTTCCGGAACCAGAAACAACATACAGACGCAACATAGCTCTTCAGAGGGCAACTGAGAGAGCTGGCCGAGGTGCCTTTTTATGCACATTCGATTGGGCTAGTTCCAAGTTGACGGCGTTCTCATCCGCCTCGAAGCTCAGATCTTTGGCGCTCATTCGCGGTGGCTATCACTCGAGAGACCAGACCCGAGGTCTGATCATATCGACACTGACACTTCTCCGCTCTTCCAACATTCCAGTTATATGGGCGCTGAAAATCCCACACTACGAGTCCAAGCAGGTGCCAGTTACTTCGGTGATGAAATACCTGATCTTACAGGTAATGCAACTTCCAGGGACCGTCCTGACTGAGCTCGATGCAGCAAATGCCTGCACACGCTTCTACAGAGCTGTCACGGTAGAGGACTATTGGTTGATATTGGCAAGCCTACTGGCCTCTGTGGCCAATTTGTACATTGTCATCGACGTTGACATTGCGGAAGAGTTTCCTTGGGTGGAAGCTGCATCCAGAATGTTTGGACAGCTGGATCAAAGAGGGGCAAAGACGAGACTGAGAGTGATTTTGGTGACCAACAGGCCTGTGGTATCTGCGGAGGACCGACGTGATCATCTTGTTATCAAAGCACCTTCAAATAACGCTGTCACGGGTCCCAGGTCAGGCACACAAAGCCGACGGGGGGCAGGCATGAATGGTATTCGAAGCAGAGCATCAGGGAGACGAGCATTACGGTTGACATAG
- a CDS encoding uncharacterized protein (EggNog:ENOG503NX9U; COG:S): protein MGLAIYLVIFLLSIAVLYYQATKSIPSRLNSDQAPKSRFELVPACASGLPTRADGIDIIFVHGLGSNPDSTWRATKHATRQATTADIPEEAVTDNEQFVNWVSDFLPSDLFRRDVRLFFYNYDSYWKRDAVHTRLTNLGNELLEHIGGIRMSEREQSRSLIFVAHSFGGLVVKRALVQARASRDFGHVAEHAQTIIFLGTPHRGTSFGLWGWLAAKGLQPLGSNPSILADLEYDSFSLHDLHKDFMAVAPDDLRVFNFFEKRPTRILRLWFVRLERFCVHEQSATYEGRNVRNIGLSVDHYGLNKFASKNESYQSILSKLTESIRASARPVKHHYAVPLGRVDTYTERVGLSAELEQKLHIRHEKASVPYAVSVYGLGGVGKSQLALDYAEKHKLDYNPILWIDATDEETVRSSFKICAAELGLTVEGGENQGSIITDAGVRAVLRWLCDRSEADDEWLLIVDNADDVSWGIQKVMPRGNRGRVIITSRDEQSTKLVGGTCESVRVGDMSPPEGRALLLRHLQLDEELAPGGIKDDCDRVVKKLEFLALAIDIAGAYIGSHSPSDKALQRYLADYERHRDELLQMDFFRGLLATEKTVWTVWDTTLEKIAMENKGMQPDILLTFLAHFKGGITRMRCFVWPVLAWKKSRLIWGKRRAKECPLNSNNSFHSLETNGMIFDISRAAVHCSRVDGGWAGVTMHGLVRWRAMLSHRSRPWRQWYMVFVLAACCQNIEEEQPEFRRQLVGHLPDIHGNNGQEREYFLRYQSFIGATIGRIYYDEGRWEEAEKLFVQVMETSKTKLGADHPDTLTSMANLASTFWNQGRLEEAEKLFVQVMETRKTKLGADHPSMLTSMANLASTYRNQGRWEEAEKLEVQVMETRKTKLGADHPSTLTTMANLASTFWNQGRWEEAEKLEVQVMETQKTKLGADHPDTLTSMANLASTFWNQGRWEEAEKLEVQVMETQKTKLGADHPDTLMSMANLAFTWKSQGRHADALALMKNCAQAHQRVLGDEHPYTLKSLATVAKWSS, encoded by the exons ATGGGCCTAGCTATATACCTGGTCATCTTCCTGCTCTCGATTGCAGTCCTCTACTACCAGGCCACGAAGAGCATCCCCAGCCGACTCAACTCCGACCAAGCTCCGAAATCAAGATTTGAGCTCGTTCCAGCGTGCGCCAGTGGTTTACCGACGAGGGCGGACGGGATTGA TATTATCTTTGTACACGGCCTAGGGTCCAACCCCGACTCGACATGGCGGGCGACGAAACATGCGACGAGACAAGCGACGACGGCCGATATACCTGAAGAAGCGGTGACGGACAACGAACAGTTTGTGAACTGGGTCAGCGACTTTCTCCCTAGTGACCTTTTCCGGCG AGATGTCCGCCTATTCTTTTACAACTACGATTCATACTGGAAGAGGGATGCGGTGCACACACGGTTGACAAACCTTGGGAATGAACTGCTTGAGCATATTGGAGGGATCCGGATGTCCGAGAGG GAGCAAAGCCGGAGCTTGATCTTTGTAGCACATAGTTTTGGGGGGCTCGTGGTTAAACGG GCACTTGTTCAAGCCCGAGCTAGTCGAGACTTTGGCCACGTCGCGGAGCATGCTCAAACAATTATCTTCCTGGGTACGCCGCATCGCGGGACCAGTTTCGGCCTATGGGGTTGGCTTGCGGCAAAGGGCCTCCAGCCTCTCGGGTCGAACCCGTCAATCCTGGCCGATTTGGAGTATGATTCATTTTCGCTACACGACTTGCATAAGGATTTTATGGCGGTGGCTCCAGACGATTTGCGTGTATTTAACTTCTTTGAGAAGCGGCCGACACGTATTCTTCGGCTATGGTTCGTTCGGCTAGAGCGATTT TGTGTCCATGAGCAATCCGCCACATATGAGGGCCGAAATGTTCGAAACATTGGGCTATCGGTCGATCACTATGGGCTCAACAAATTTGCGTCGAAGAACGAAAGCTATCAGTCAATACTTTCGAAACTTACCGAATCAATCAGAGCCTCCGCTCGGCCGGTGAAGCATCACTACGCTGTACCGCTCGGGAGGGTAGATACTTATACGGAGCGGGTCGGACTGTCGGCGGAACTCGAGCAGAAGTTGCATATAAGGCATGAGAAAGCAAGCGTTCCATACGCAGTTTCTGTTTACGGATTGGGCGGTGTTGGTAAGTCGCAGCTAGCGCTGGACTACGCCGAGAAGCACAAACTTGATTACAACCCGATTCTCTGGATAGACGCGACGGACGAGGAGACAGTACGATCTAGCTTTAAGATATGTGCTGCGGAGCTGGGACTCACAGTGGAGGGCGGCGAAAACCAAGGATCGATTATTACGGATGCAGGGGTCCGGGCAGTACTTAGATGGCTTTGCGACCGAAGTGAGGCGGATGACGAATGGCTATTGATTGTGGATAATGCCGACGACGTTAGCTGGGGTATCCAGAAGGTCATGCCGAGGGGAAACCGAGGAAGGGTTATTATTACCAGCCGAGACGAGCAAAGTACCAAGTTAGTCGGCGGGACCTGCGAATCGGTCCGTGTTGGCGACATGTCGCCACCGGAAGGGAGGGCGCTTCTCCTCCGACATCTGCAACTCGACGAAGAGCTGGCCCCTGGGGGTATCAAAGACGACTGTGATAGGGTGGTGAAAAAGCTGGAATTCTTAGCACTTGCCATTGATATTGCTGGCGCCTATATCGGTAGCCATTCTCCTTCTGACAAGGCTTTGCAGCGATACCTCGCGGACTATGAGAGGCACCGCGACGAGCTCCTTCAGATGGACTTTTTTAGAGGGTTATTGGCGACGGAGAAGACGGTGTGGACAGTATGGGACACCACGCTCGAGAAAATCGCGATGGAAAATAAAGGCATGCAACCTGATATATTGCTGACGTTTCTTGCACATTTTAAGGGCGGTATTACCAGGATGAGATGTTTCGTCTGGCCAGTCTTGGCATGGAAAAAGTCAAGGCTAATatgggggaagaggagagcgAAGGAATGCCCTTTGAACTCCAACAATTCCTTCCACTCGCTGGAGACAAATGGGATGATTTTCGATATCAGCAGGGCTGCCGTCCACTGCTCC CGAGTCGACGGGGGGTGGGCTGGCGTGACAATGCATGGCCTGGTTCGGTGGCGGGCAATGCTAAGCCACCGAAgccggccatggcggcagTGGTATATGGTATTTGTTTTAGCAGCGTGCTGTCAGAACATCGAGGAGGAACAGCCTGAGTTCCGTCGACAACTAGTTGGACACTTGCCAGATATTCATGGGAATAATGGCCAGGAACGGGAGTATTTTTTGAGATATCAAAGTTTCATCGGGGCGACAATAGGAAGAATATATTACGACGAAggccggtgggaggaggccgagaagctgtttgtgcaggtgatggagacgagcaagaccaagcttgggGCCGATCACCCAGATACGCTAACGAGCATGGCCAACTTAGCGTCGACATTTTGGAATCAAGGccggttggaggaggccgagaagctgtttGTGCAGGTGATGGAGACTCGGAAGACCAAGCTTGGGGCCGATCACCCTTCTATGCTAACGAGCATGGCCAACTTAGCGTCGACATACAGGAACCAGggccggtgggaggaggccgagaagctggaggtgcAGGTGATGGAGACTCGGAAGACCAAGCTTGGGGCCGATCACCCTTCTACGCTGACGACCATGGCCAACCTAGCCTCGACATTTTGGAACCAGggccggtgggaggaggccgagaagctggaggtgcAGGTGATGGAGACTCAGAAGACCAAGCTTGGGGCCGATCACCCAGATACGCTAACGAGCATGGCCAACTTAGCGTCGACATTTTGGAACCAGggccggtgggaggaggccgagaagctggaggtgcAGGTAATGGAGACTCAGAAGACCAAGCTTGGGGCCGATCACCCAGATACGTTGATGAGCATGGCCAACCTCGCTTTTACTTGGAAAAGCCAAGGACGACACGCAGACGCTTTAGCACTGATGAAGAACTGTGCTCAAGCTCACCAGCGAGTGCTTGGCGACGAGCATCCATACACACTAAAGTCTCTGGCCACCGTAGCTAAGTGGAGTAGTTAG